A single window of Manduca sexta isolate Smith_Timp_Sample1 chromosome 15, JHU_Msex_v1.0, whole genome shotgun sequence DNA harbors:
- the LOC115449489 gene encoding equilibrative nucleoside transporter 4, protein MNETLGRGYARIDAIRAARGEPFSTLTDAGAPPADRYNCVYMTLFLAGAAFLLPFNSFIMAVDYFQKHYKNTTIMYDISTVYISSACFAVVVNNLLIYFFHYTTRITFAILFTLCTMLFVTICNIGWDVFVPHVSYTINLVAIGFIAFGCTVQQASYYGFTGCLPPRYTQAVMAGESAAGFWVCLDRIITKYGFPQPQRSTFVFFIFSILVLLGHSLLHHVMMRHPFVQYYLRLTRESQLRRRIQLHLTPNDDATLMENEAGEASFGVLKLQSPVLSTTGQGEGETNTFSFSNPVYSPTAPTAPIAEGEPSSASPSALRTPRPSYKVEDVVIESPERPTTWKALKRGVLARWAVARAIYPYMVSIGLVYFTTLSLYPGITSEVPSCRLGSWMPIVLMTAFNFFDLIGKIAAAWPYEWSRSQLLMASGLRLLLVPLLLLCAAPRHSPHIVGDMYPIMFSVVLGFTNGLFGSVPMMMAPSRVGREYREIAGNVMTLSYNGGLLSGSLVSYLLLSMLGPAGETPDCRVYPTPLLPTRPTHTTLSTLSTLAYTTPMTNITAVTMSH, encoded by the exons atgaaCGAGACACTGGGCAGAGGGTACGCCCGTATAGACGCGATCCGTGCGGCCCGAGGCGAGCCCTTTTCCACCCTGACGGACGCGGGTGCTCCGCCCGCCGACCGCTACAACTGTGTTTACATGACATTATTTCTCGCTGGTGCTGCTTTCCTGCTCCCGTTTAATAg CTTTATCATGGCAGTGGATTATTTCCAGAAGCATTATAAgaatacaacaataatgtacGACATTTCGACGGTGTATATATCATCGGCATGTTTCGCGGTGGTCGTgaacaatttacttatttatttcttccATTATACCACTAGGATCACTTTCG ctATACTGTTCACTTTATGCACAATGTTGTTCGTGACGATATGCAACATTGGTTGGGACGTGTTCGTGCCGCACGTCTCCTATACCATCAACCTGGTGGCGATAGGTTTCATCGCGTTCGGCTGCACGGTGCAACAAGCCTCGTACTACGGGTTCACTGGCTGCCTGCCGCCGCGGTACACGCAGGCTGTCATGGCTGGAGAAA GCGCAGCTGGCTTCTGGGTATGCCTCGACAGAATCATCACCAAGTATGGATTCCCTCAACCACAACGCAGCACCTTCGTGTTCTTCATATTTTCAATCCTGGTTCTGTTGGGTCACTCGCTCCTGCACCACGTGATGATGCGCCATCCATTCGTGCAGTATTACTTAAGACTCACCAGGGAATCGCAACTACGGCGACGTATACAACTGCACTTGACTCCCAATGACGACGCTACTTTG ATGGAGAACGAAGCAGGTGAAGCCAGCTTTGgtgttttaaaattgcaaaGTCCAGTCCTGTCTACCACTGGGCAAG GTGAAGGCGAAACAAATACGTTCAGTTTCTCGAACCCGGTGTACTCGCCGACCGCACCGACGGCGCCCATCGCGGAAGGAGAGCCCTCGTCGGCCTCGCCCTCCGCGCTCCGCACACCGCGACCCTCGTACAAAGTCGAAGATGTTGTCATCGAATCACCGGAACGACCTACGACTTGGAAGGCCCTAAAGC GTGGTGTGCTGGCGAGGTGGGCCGTGGCTCGGGCTATATACCCCTACATGGTGTCTAttggtttagtttattttaccACGTTGAGCTTATACCCTGGGATAACGTCGGAGGTGCCATCATGCCGGCTCGGTTCCTGGATGCCAATAGTTTTGATGACCGCCTTTAATTTCTTCGATCTCATTGGAAAA ATAGCGGCGGCGTGGCCGTACGAGTGGAGCCGCAGCCAGCTGCTGATGGCGAGCGGGCTGCGCCTGCTGCTGGTGCCGCTGCTGCTGCTGTGCGCCGCGCCGCGACACTCGCCGCACATCGTCGGAGAC atgtACCCCATAATGTTCTCGGTCGTACTGGGCTTTACTAACGGTCTGTTCGGTTCTGTACCAATGATGATGGCGCCATCTCGCGTGGGACGCGAGTATCGAGAAATAGCTG GTAACGTAATGACTCTATCGTACAATGGCGGGCTGTTGTCTGGGTCGCTAGTATCGTACCTGCTGCTGAGCATGCTGGGCCCAGCGGGGGAGACGCCGGACTGCCGCGTGTACCCCACGCCGCTGCTGCCCACGCGACCCACGCACACCACTCTCTCCACGCTCTCCACACTCGCGTACACCACGCCGATGACTAACATCACCGCGGTTACTATGTCGCATTAA
- the LOC115449480 gene encoding ATPase family AAA domain-containing protein 5 isoform X2 — MTSLIDPVPASDEKNATLINKVYGKRHSHKCRHVLKSKENILRHKCNKALKRKLKKYKLRLDGKEDQDILDVSDILVNSLTLKSPGSKDNQLETTSLVSDRPKNYLFRMVRNKQSKIVNGNNVATISRDSAPLSITSSQEKKQTNAFKLLMDSRNKSIGSNSPGKEKIVEEVINEDIIERQNAKAKRILVLQKMSEAKGSLKKREMEECHEKFIEVQMKKRAEKFKNMLLNQEPKSHQTKERISKKYKKKTMSKVNNSSDTIQTTTEERPKKIKSLQLVNLFDDHQSDYEKESLRSNKEGLTKEDKEFLEKLSPSMKKKENMLCYFMKVEKEPEPSVIEDDIVIKVKLPSRTNRKVKNKKKQNTTNEIVKSCIEISKQNETNKSPILQTAPTERQKRKRNCGVPNQEVTTDTIDILGDTSNRPKRCTKKPVKYIDDFLFSSSDEELHIFTPKKKKHTDHRNVLQIMTPIMDTKVENSISSTKKPQKTEKVVSQSKKDVKLAPIFNTKQRPDAVLSEAKQKFLQSGVPEQLKKIIAQQKNNSIAEVYFHTVIHVQQNNGIANNISNINIPFIDNKIEDSSQIYDDSSFFHKMLHLESCKLPQNKWGTITHTAVNEILQHIKLARPKFPVFRTYRLLRDKRKGEFHCPNYLDLDKSVEVNNSIIDLVNENPDQLNWTDKYKAMSTNQIIGNFETVKELKKWLVSWTETAQRSKNKINVNSDSSDFYNSDTDSREGTRNVNNLLIITGPTGSGKTSSVYAVAADLAMKVIEVNASSKRTGKVMLQDLQEATQSHKVNRGANNLEFISKSQEINQRQTTEKNCKRGRPKKTVKMSTKKPKEPKSDTVNAPSGSQDITRTDTSLILIDDADIMFDQDDGFCSAITQLVHSSKRPVILVTSSLSCPHLQRFLQNGKILKMMSLMPQMLGTWLDIMCLADSGTCCLGAGARFLNHFNGDVRKTINCLQFYATSQTQTVSDDISSQVFDNPKLMIDDEKSNMSWVDQDDNEEKNIIRSDTLEKETDYLWNNYVQSQIKSIDLKFPLGVVNTWWNLPQILSLKEDKSDNARLESIGNVMDCLSVSDYYSSITPDDRLNIISDPWYTSESHSVSEQEDMHNYSKSVEICDEISYELINDSIINAQKDYKKSKNIDVDFPGMTVQRERDRIVSRHNNMSSYLNPAAVLDRRALALDYWASCRTICRIEKTKSDNYSKRNNRFCHYLKSVNILCKNESFDYLCDSLSLVKTKK, encoded by the exons ATGACTAGTCTGATTGACCCTGTTCCAGCAAGTGATGAGAAAAATGccacattaataaataaagtatatggGAAAAGACACAGCCATAAATGCAGACATGTTTTAAAATCGAAAGAGAACATCCTTAGACACAAATGCAATAAAGCGCTGAAGCGGaagttgaaaaaatataaattgcgaCTGGATGGCAAGGAAGATCAAGATATCTTAGATGTTTCTGATATATTGGTAAATTCGTTAACATTAAAATCTCCAGGAAGTAAAGATAATCAATTAGAGACTACAAGTTTAGTGAGTGACAGACccaaaaattatctttttagaatggtaagaaataaacaaagcaaaaTTGTTAATGGGAATAATGTTGCAACTATCAGTAGAGACAGTGCCCCTCTCAGTATCACTAGCAGCCAAGAGAAGAAGCAAACAAATGCATTCAAGTTGTTGATGGATTCCAGAAACAAGAGCATAGGCAGTAACTCTCCAGGCAAAGAGAAAATAGTTGAAGAAGTTATTAATGAGGATATAATTGAGAGACAAAATGCCAAAGCTAAAAGAATACTGGTTCTCCAAAAAATGTCAGAAGCTAAGGGTTCTCTTAAAAAACGAGAAATGGAGGAATGTCATGAAAAGTTCATTGAAGTGCAAATGAAAAAGAGGGCTGAAAAATTTAAGAACATGCTGTTAAACCAGGAACCAAAATCACATCAAACAAAGGAAAGAATatctaaaaagtataaaaagaaaaccatGTCAAAAGTCAATAATAGCAGTGATACCATACAAACTACAACAGAAGAGAGACCAAAAAAGATTAAATCTCTacaattagtaaatttatttgatgaCCATCAAAGTGATTATGAAAAAGAATCATTAAGAAGTAATAAAGAAGGTTTGACAAAAGAAGACAAAGAATTTCTTGAAAAACTTTCACCATCAATGAAAAAGAAGGAGAACATGTTGTGTTACTTTATGAAAGTTGAAAAAGAGCCTGAACCTTCTGTTATTGAAgatgatattgtaataaaagtaaaattaccaTCAAGGACTAAtagaaaagttaaaaataaaaagaaacaaaataccaCCAATGAAATAGTAAAATCTTGTattgaaatttcaaaacaaaatgagaCAAATAAATCTCCTATCCTACAAACGGCACCTACTGAGAGACAGAAACGAAAACGTAACTGTGGGGTGCCCAATCAAGAAGTGACAACAGACACTATTGACATTTTAGGAGACACATCTAACCGGCCAAAACGTTGTACTAAAAAACCTGTAAAATATATAGATGATTTTTTATTCTCTAGTTCTGATGAAGAATTGCATATCTTTACACCGAAAAAGAAGAAACACACTGATCATAGAAATGTGCTTCAAATTATGACACCAATAATGGATACAAAAGTTGAAAACTCAAtaagttccactaaaaaacccCAGAAAACTGAAAAAGTTGTTTCCCAATCAAAGAAGGATGTAAAATTAGCTcctatttttaacacaaaacagCGCCCTGATGCAGTGTTATCTGAAGCTAAACAGAAATTTCTTCAGAGCGGTGTTCCAGAgcaattgaaaaaaattatagctcAACAAAAGAACAATAGTATAGCAGAAGTTTACTTTCACACTGTTATTCATGTTCAACAAAACAATGGCATTGCTAACaacatttctaatataaatatacctttCATAGACAACAAAATAGAAGATAGCAGTCAAATTTATGATGACAGcagtttttttcataaaatgctTCATTTGGAATCTTGTAAACTACCACAAAACAAATGGGGAACAATTACACATACTGCTGTGAATGAAATACTACAGCATATAAAACTGGCTCGACCAAAATTTCCTGTGTTTCGTACTTATCGTTTATTACGAGATAAAAGAAAAGGAGAATTTCACTGCCCAAATTACTTAGATTTGGATAAGAGTGTTGAAgttaataatagtataatagaCCTTGTTAATGAAAATCCAGATCAATTAAACTGGACTGATAAATATAAAGCTATGTCAACAAATCAAATTATTGGCAATTTTGAAACAGTTAAAGAACTTAAAAAATGGTTAGTTTCTTGGACAGAAACTGCACAAAgatcgaaaaataaaatcaatgttaATTCAGATTCTTCAGACTTTTATAATTCAGATACTGATAGTAGAGAGGGTAcaagaaatgtaaataatttgctTATAATTACTGGCCCTACTGGTAGTGGAAAAACATCATCTGTATATGCAGTGGCAGCTGATTTAGCTATGAAAGTAATTGAAGTTAATGCAAGTAGTAAAAGAACTGGTAAAGTTATGTTACAGGATTTGCAAGAAGCCACACAGTCTCACAAAGTGAATAGAGGAGCTAataatttggaatttatttcCAAGTCACAGGAAATTAATCAAAGACAAACTacagaaaaaaattgtaaacggGGTAGACCAAAGAAAACTGTCAAAATGTCGACAAAAAAGCCTAAAGAACCAAAGTCTGACACAGTGAATGCTCCATCTGGAAGTCAAGATATTACAAGAACTGATACATCTCTAATACTCATTGATGATGCAGATATCATGTTTGATCAAGATGATGGGTTCTGTTCTGCTATTACACAGTTAGTGCACAGTTCAAAACGTCCTGTTATTTTAGTTACATCATCTTTGTCATGTCCACATTTGCAAAGATTCTTACAAAATggaaaaattttgaaaatgatgtCATTGATGCCTCAAATGTTGGGAACTTGGTTGGATATAATGTGTTTGGCAGACAGTGGCACTTGCTGCCTAGGAGCAGGAGCTCGATTTTTAAATCACTTTAATGGTGATGTGagaaaaactataaattgtttacaattttatgcAACAAGTCAAACACAAACAGTTAGTGATGATATTTCTTCACAAGTATTTGATAATCCAAAATTAATGATTGATGATGAGAAATCAAATATGTCTTGGGTAGATCAAGACGATAATGAAGAAAAGAACATAATCAGAAGTGATACACTGGAAAAGGAAACAGACTATTTGTGGAACAACTATGTTCAATCtcaaattaaatcaattgatttaaaatttcctTTGGGCGTAGTTAATACTTGGTGGAATTTGCCCcaaattttaagtttaaaagaGGACAAATCTGACAATGCCAGACTTGAATCAATAGGCAATGTTATGGATTGCTTGTCAGTTTCAGATTATTATAGTTCCATTACACCCGATGATagactaaatattatatcagaTCCTTGGTATACTTCTGAAAGCCACAGTGTGTCTGAACAGGAAGATATGCATAATTACAGTAAGAGTGTGGAAATATGTGATGAAATTTCATATGAGTTAATTAATGATTCCATTATAAATGCACAAAAAGATTATAAGAAGagtaaaaatattgatgtaGACTTTCCTGGGATGACAGTGCAAAG AGAAAGAGATAGAATTGTCTCACGACATAATAACATGTCCAGCTATTTGAATCCAGCAGCAGTTCTGGACAGAAGAGCTTTGGCATTAGATTACTGGGCATCATGCAGGACTATATGCAGAATAGAGAAGACAAAATCGGATAACTATAGTAAGAGGAATAATCGATTTTGTCACTATCTcaaatctgtaaatattttatgtaaaaatgaatCATTCGATTATTTATGCGACAGCTTATCTTTGGTGAAAACCAAAAAATAG
- the LOC115449480 gene encoding ATPase family AAA domain-containing protein 5 isoform X1: MFFIKGMTSLIDPVPASDEKNATLINKVYGKRHSHKCRHVLKSKENILRHKCNKALKRKLKKYKLRLDGKEDQDILDVSDILVNSLTLKSPGSKDNQLETTSLVSDRPKNYLFRMVRNKQSKIVNGNNVATISRDSAPLSITSSQEKKQTNAFKLLMDSRNKSIGSNSPGKEKIVEEVINEDIIERQNAKAKRILVLQKMSEAKGSLKKREMEECHEKFIEVQMKKRAEKFKNMLLNQEPKSHQTKERISKKYKKKTMSKVNNSSDTIQTTTEERPKKIKSLQLVNLFDDHQSDYEKESLRSNKEGLTKEDKEFLEKLSPSMKKKENMLCYFMKVEKEPEPSVIEDDIVIKVKLPSRTNRKVKNKKKQNTTNEIVKSCIEISKQNETNKSPILQTAPTERQKRKRNCGVPNQEVTTDTIDILGDTSNRPKRCTKKPVKYIDDFLFSSSDEELHIFTPKKKKHTDHRNVLQIMTPIMDTKVENSISSTKKPQKTEKVVSQSKKDVKLAPIFNTKQRPDAVLSEAKQKFLQSGVPEQLKKIIAQQKNNSIAEVYFHTVIHVQQNNGIANNISNINIPFIDNKIEDSSQIYDDSSFFHKMLHLESCKLPQNKWGTITHTAVNEILQHIKLARPKFPVFRTYRLLRDKRKGEFHCPNYLDLDKSVEVNNSIIDLVNENPDQLNWTDKYKAMSTNQIIGNFETVKELKKWLVSWTETAQRSKNKINVNSDSSDFYNSDTDSREGTRNVNNLLIITGPTGSGKTSSVYAVAADLAMKVIEVNASSKRTGKVMLQDLQEATQSHKVNRGANNLEFISKSQEINQRQTTEKNCKRGRPKKTVKMSTKKPKEPKSDTVNAPSGSQDITRTDTSLILIDDADIMFDQDDGFCSAITQLVHSSKRPVILVTSSLSCPHLQRFLQNGKILKMMSLMPQMLGTWLDIMCLADSGTCCLGAGARFLNHFNGDVRKTINCLQFYATSQTQTVSDDISSQVFDNPKLMIDDEKSNMSWVDQDDNEEKNIIRSDTLEKETDYLWNNYVQSQIKSIDLKFPLGVVNTWWNLPQILSLKEDKSDNARLESIGNVMDCLSVSDYYSSITPDDRLNIISDPWYTSESHSVSEQEDMHNYSKSVEICDEISYELINDSIINAQKDYKKSKNIDVDFPGMTVQRERDRIVSRHNNMSSYLNPAAVLDRRALALDYWASCRTICRIEKTKSDNYSKRNNRFCHYLKSVNILCKNESFDYLCDSLSLVKTKK, translated from the exons atgttttttat AAAAGGAATGACTAGTCTGATTGACCCTGTTCCAGCAAGTGATGAGAAAAATGccacattaataaataaagtatatggGAAAAGACACAGCCATAAATGCAGACATGTTTTAAAATCGAAAGAGAACATCCTTAGACACAAATGCAATAAAGCGCTGAAGCGGaagttgaaaaaatataaattgcgaCTGGATGGCAAGGAAGATCAAGATATCTTAGATGTTTCTGATATATTGGTAAATTCGTTAACATTAAAATCTCCAGGAAGTAAAGATAATCAATTAGAGACTACAAGTTTAGTGAGTGACAGACccaaaaattatctttttagaatggtaagaaataaacaaagcaaaaTTGTTAATGGGAATAATGTTGCAACTATCAGTAGAGACAGTGCCCCTCTCAGTATCACTAGCAGCCAAGAGAAGAAGCAAACAAATGCATTCAAGTTGTTGATGGATTCCAGAAACAAGAGCATAGGCAGTAACTCTCCAGGCAAAGAGAAAATAGTTGAAGAAGTTATTAATGAGGATATAATTGAGAGACAAAATGCCAAAGCTAAAAGAATACTGGTTCTCCAAAAAATGTCAGAAGCTAAGGGTTCTCTTAAAAAACGAGAAATGGAGGAATGTCATGAAAAGTTCATTGAAGTGCAAATGAAAAAGAGGGCTGAAAAATTTAAGAACATGCTGTTAAACCAGGAACCAAAATCACATCAAACAAAGGAAAGAATatctaaaaagtataaaaagaaaaccatGTCAAAAGTCAATAATAGCAGTGATACCATACAAACTACAACAGAAGAGAGACCAAAAAAGATTAAATCTCTacaattagtaaatttatttgatgaCCATCAAAGTGATTATGAAAAAGAATCATTAAGAAGTAATAAAGAAGGTTTGACAAAAGAAGACAAAGAATTTCTTGAAAAACTTTCACCATCAATGAAAAAGAAGGAGAACATGTTGTGTTACTTTATGAAAGTTGAAAAAGAGCCTGAACCTTCTGTTATTGAAgatgatattgtaataaaagtaaaattaccaTCAAGGACTAAtagaaaagttaaaaataaaaagaaacaaaataccaCCAATGAAATAGTAAAATCTTGTattgaaatttcaaaacaaaatgagaCAAATAAATCTCCTATCCTACAAACGGCACCTACTGAGAGACAGAAACGAAAACGTAACTGTGGGGTGCCCAATCAAGAAGTGACAACAGACACTATTGACATTTTAGGAGACACATCTAACCGGCCAAAACGTTGTACTAAAAAACCTGTAAAATATATAGATGATTTTTTATTCTCTAGTTCTGATGAAGAATTGCATATCTTTACACCGAAAAAGAAGAAACACACTGATCATAGAAATGTGCTTCAAATTATGACACCAATAATGGATACAAAAGTTGAAAACTCAAtaagttccactaaaaaacccCAGAAAACTGAAAAAGTTGTTTCCCAATCAAAGAAGGATGTAAAATTAGCTcctatttttaacacaaaacagCGCCCTGATGCAGTGTTATCTGAAGCTAAACAGAAATTTCTTCAGAGCGGTGTTCCAGAgcaattgaaaaaaattatagctcAACAAAAGAACAATAGTATAGCAGAAGTTTACTTTCACACTGTTATTCATGTTCAACAAAACAATGGCATTGCTAACaacatttctaatataaatatacctttCATAGACAACAAAATAGAAGATAGCAGTCAAATTTATGATGACAGcagtttttttcataaaatgctTCATTTGGAATCTTGTAAACTACCACAAAACAAATGGGGAACAATTACACATACTGCTGTGAATGAAATACTACAGCATATAAAACTGGCTCGACCAAAATTTCCTGTGTTTCGTACTTATCGTTTATTACGAGATAAAAGAAAAGGAGAATTTCACTGCCCAAATTACTTAGATTTGGATAAGAGTGTTGAAgttaataatagtataatagaCCTTGTTAATGAAAATCCAGATCAATTAAACTGGACTGATAAATATAAAGCTATGTCAACAAATCAAATTATTGGCAATTTTGAAACAGTTAAAGAACTTAAAAAATGGTTAGTTTCTTGGACAGAAACTGCACAAAgatcgaaaaataaaatcaatgttaATTCAGATTCTTCAGACTTTTATAATTCAGATACTGATAGTAGAGAGGGTAcaagaaatgtaaataatttgctTATAATTACTGGCCCTACTGGTAGTGGAAAAACATCATCTGTATATGCAGTGGCAGCTGATTTAGCTATGAAAGTAATTGAAGTTAATGCAAGTAGTAAAAGAACTGGTAAAGTTATGTTACAGGATTTGCAAGAAGCCACACAGTCTCACAAAGTGAATAGAGGAGCTAataatttggaatttatttcCAAGTCACAGGAAATTAATCAAAGACAAACTacagaaaaaaattgtaaacggGGTAGACCAAAGAAAACTGTCAAAATGTCGACAAAAAAGCCTAAAGAACCAAAGTCTGACACAGTGAATGCTCCATCTGGAAGTCAAGATATTACAAGAACTGATACATCTCTAATACTCATTGATGATGCAGATATCATGTTTGATCAAGATGATGGGTTCTGTTCTGCTATTACACAGTTAGTGCACAGTTCAAAACGTCCTGTTATTTTAGTTACATCATCTTTGTCATGTCCACATTTGCAAAGATTCTTACAAAATggaaaaattttgaaaatgatgtCATTGATGCCTCAAATGTTGGGAACTTGGTTGGATATAATGTGTTTGGCAGACAGTGGCACTTGCTGCCTAGGAGCAGGAGCTCGATTTTTAAATCACTTTAATGGTGATGTGagaaaaactataaattgtttacaattttatgcAACAAGTCAAACACAAACAGTTAGTGATGATATTTCTTCACAAGTATTTGATAATCCAAAATTAATGATTGATGATGAGAAATCAAATATGTCTTGGGTAGATCAAGACGATAATGAAGAAAAGAACATAATCAGAAGTGATACACTGGAAAAGGAAACAGACTATTTGTGGAACAACTATGTTCAATCtcaaattaaatcaattgatttaaaatttcctTTGGGCGTAGTTAATACTTGGTGGAATTTGCCCcaaattttaagtttaaaagaGGACAAATCTGACAATGCCAGACTTGAATCAATAGGCAATGTTATGGATTGCTTGTCAGTTTCAGATTATTATAGTTCCATTACACCCGATGATagactaaatattatatcagaTCCTTGGTATACTTCTGAAAGCCACAGTGTGTCTGAACAGGAAGATATGCATAATTACAGTAAGAGTGTGGAAATATGTGATGAAATTTCATATGAGTTAATTAATGATTCCATTATAAATGCACAAAAAGATTATAAGAAGagtaaaaatattgatgtaGACTTTCCTGGGATGACAGTGCAAAG AGAAAGAGATAGAATTGTCTCACGACATAATAACATGTCCAGCTATTTGAATCCAGCAGCAGTTCTGGACAGAAGAGCTTTGGCATTAGATTACTGGGCATCATGCAGGACTATATGCAGAATAGAGAAGACAAAATCGGATAACTATAGTAAGAGGAATAATCGATTTTGTCACTATCTcaaatctgtaaatattttatgtaaaaatgaatCATTCGATTATTTATGCGACAGCTTATCTTTGGTGAAAACCAAAAAATAG
- the LOC115449481 gene encoding cytochrome b-c1 complex subunit 2, mitochondrial translates to MASKTLAAPFIRHVTTRGYAQAAPAVKRDLRVQSAVLPNKTFVAALDNGSPVTRVTIAFKAGSRFEPQGDLGLAHVLRSAAGLTTKNASSFIISRKLSQIGASVSASGDREFVYYTLETTQDNLQAALDLLNNIVSNQEFRPWELNDNVPRLKFDLAALPPQIRAVDLLHKAAYRRGLGNSLFIAPKRIGQVSSESMQHFAGQCLTPSRCAVTIIGDTQEKAALIAQNLQLPSGGDGKAEASTYYSGELRKEMGGDLAHVALAVQGAPAGSPQSLALSIAAKALGNGPVTKWGADNSPLSKAIGNIGPFAAAGFNVSYSDNGLFGVILSVPKDEANAAVKSVAKLLKGGLSADSIKAGKAQLKLQVLNEAESFSSYAESLAAQGLYTGSVKSPADIARDIDQISNNDVVQAVSNAAKNKISMGSAGNLAFVPYVDEL, encoded by the exons ATGGCTTCGAAAACACTCGCTGCTCCTTTTATTCGTCATGTAACG aCAAGGGGTTACGCTCAGGCGGCGCCTGCAGTTAAGAGAGACCTGAGAGTACAGTCGGCCGTGCTGCCAAACAAAACGTTTGTTGCAGCCTTGGATAATGGCTCACCAGTAACTCGTGTGACCATCGCATTCAA GGCTGGATCCCGTTTCGAGCCACAGGGAGATTTGGGATTGGCACATGTGCTGCGCTCTGCGGCAGGCCTCACCACGAAGAATGCCAGCAGTTTCATCATTTCACGTAAACTCTCACAAATTGGTGCATCTGTTAGTGCTTCTGGTGACCGGGAGTTTGTTTACTACACCCTTGag ACTACCCAAGACAACCTGCAAGCTGCATTAGATCTTTTAAACAACATTGTCTCCAACCAAGAGTTCAGACCATGGGAACTTAATGACAATGTGCCACGTCTCAAGTTTGACCTTGCTGCTTTGCCACCCCAA ATTCGTGCTGTGGACCTCCTTCATAAGGCTGCATACCGTCGTGGCCTTGGAAACTCTCTGTTCATTGCTCCTAAGAGGATTGGTCAAGTGTCTTCAGAGTCCATGCAACACTTTGCAGGTCAGTGTTTGACCCCAAGCCGATGTGCAGTGACCATCATTGGTGATACTCAG gAGAAAGCTGCATTAATAGCACAAAACCTGCAACTGCCATCTGGTGGTGACGGCAAGGCTGAAGCTTCAACTTATTACAGTGGAGAGTTGAG GAAGGAAATGGGTGGTGACTTGGCGCATGTGGCTCTTGCTGTCCAAGGTGCACCAGCTGGCTCCCCACAAAGTCTCGCTTTGTCCATAGCAGCTAAAG CTTTGGGCAATGGACCTGTCACTAAGTGGGGTGCTGATAACTCCCCTCTGTCCAAGGCCATTGGCAATATTGGCCCATTTGCAGCTGCTGGGTTCAATGTGTCATATTCCGATAATGGTCTTTTTGGCGTTATTCTTTCTGTACCGAAAGATGAAGCTAATGCC GCTGTTAAAAGCGTTGCCAAGCTATTGAAGGGTGGCTTGAGCGCAGACTCTATTAAAGCTGGCAAAGCGCAACTTAAACTTCAAGTCTTGAATGAAGCGGAGTCATTTTCCTCGTACGCCGAGTCATTGGCAGCACAGGGACTCTACACGGGCTCTGTCAAATCGCCTGCTGATATCGCCAGAGATATTGACCAGATTTCAAACAATGATGTCGTTCAG gCTGTTTCAAACGCTGCCAAAAACAAGATTTCAATGGGATCTGCTGGAAACCTTGCATTTGTTCCATATGTAGATGaactttaa
- the LOC115449482 gene encoding multifunctional methyltransferase subunit TRM112-like protein, translating into MKLITHNMLTSKCLKGVVTGYPLAINATYVKVTEVGFDPEFIGRVIPKLDWEVLWVAADSIGHSEGLPKTLEPKFEENEEFLKKAHRVLLEVEVEEGHLTCPESGRQFPISKGIPNMLLNEAEVQ; encoded by the coding sequence ATGAAACTTATAACACACAATATGCTTACATCAAAATGTTTAAAAGGTGTCGTAACTGGTTATCCGCTCGCTATCAATGCTACCTACGTTAAGGTTACAGAAGTTGGTTTTGATCCCGAATTTATTGGCCGTGTTATACCAAAGTTAGACTGGGAAGTGTTATGGGTCGCAGCAGACAGTATAGGGCATAGTGAAGGCTTACCCAAAACTTTAGAACCGAAATTCGAAGAAAatgaagaatttttaaaaaaggctCACCGTGTGCTTTTGGAAGTTGAAGTAGAAGAAGGGCATCTAACCTGTCCAGAGTCAGGAAGACAGTTCCCAATCTCGAAAGGAATCCCTAATATGTTACTAAACGAGGCGGAAGTTCAATAA